The following proteins are encoded in a genomic region of Bubalus kerabau isolate K-KA32 ecotype Philippines breed swamp buffalo chromosome 15, PCC_UOA_SB_1v2, whole genome shotgun sequence:
- the KBTBD4 gene encoding kelch repeat and BTB domain-containing protein 4 isoform X2 — MKGGKADSWQREKLATTMESPEEPGASMDENYFVNYTFKDRSHSGRVAQGIMKLCLEEELFADVTISVEGREFQLHRLVLSAQSCFFRSMFTSNLKEAHNRVIVLQDVSESVFQLLVDYIYHGTVKLRAEELQEIYEVSDMYQLTSLFEECSRFLARTVQVGNCLQVMWLADRHSDPELYTAAKHCAKAHLAQLQSTEEFLHLPHHLLTDIISDGVPCSQNPTEAIESWINFNKEEREAFSESLRTSLKEIGENVHIYLIGKESSRTHSLAVSLHCAEDDSISVSGQNSLCHQITAACKHGGDLYVVGGSIPRRMWKCNNATVDWEWCAPLPRDRLQHTLVSVPGKDAIYSLGGKTLQDTLSNAVIYYRVGDNVWTETTQLEVAVSGAAGANLNGIIYLLGGEENDLDFFTKPSRLIQCFDTETDKCHVKPYVLPFAGRMHAAVHKDLVFIVAEGDSLVCYNPLLDSFTRLCLPQAWSSAPSLWKIASCNGSIYVFRDPYKKGDAHTYKLDPATSAVTVTRGIKVLLTNLQFVLA, encoded by the exons ATGAAAGGAGGGAAGGCAG ACAGCTGGCAGAGAGAGAAGTTGGCTACCACCATGGAATCACCAGAGGAACCTGGAGCATCCATGGATGAGAACTACTTTGTGAACTACACTTTCAAAGATAGGTCACACTCAGGCCGTGTGGCCCAGGGCATCATGAAACTGTGTTTGGAGGAAGAGCTCTTTGCTGATGTCACCATCTCCGTGGAAGGCCGGGAGTTTCAGCTCCACCGATTGGTCCTCTCGGCTCAGAGCTGCTTCTTCCGGTCCATGTTCACTTCCAACCTGAAGGAGGCCCACAACCGGGTGATTGTACTGCAGGATGTCAGCGAGTCTGTCTTCCAGCTCCTGGTTGATTATATCTACCACGGGACCGTGAAACTCCGAGcggaggagctgcaggagatttATGAGGTGTCAGACATGTATCAGCTGACGTCTCTCTTTGAGGAATGTTCTCGGTTTCTGGCCCGCACAGTGCAGGTGGGCAACTGCCTGCAGGTGATGTGGCTGGCAGATCGACACAGTGATCCTGAGCTCTACACCGCTGCCAAGCACTGTGCCAAGGCCCATCTGGCCCagctgcagagcacagaggaaTTTCTTCACTTGCCCCACCATCTACTCACCGATATCATCTCGG ATGGAGTTCCATGTTCCCAGAACCCAACAGAGGCAATAGAATCCTGGATCaattttaataaagaagaaagagaggctTTTTCAGAGTCACTCAGGACTAGCTTGAAG GAAATTGGGGAGAATGTACACATTTACCTGATCGGGAAAGAGTCCTCTCGTACCCACTCGTTGGCTGTGTCCTTACACTGTGCGGAAGATGACTCCATCAGTGTAAGTGGCCAAAACAGCCTGTGCCACCAGATCACAGCAGCCTGCAAGCATGGCGGAGACTTGTACGTGGTGGGAGGGTCCATCCCTCGGCGCATGTGGAAGTGCAACAACGCCACCGTGGACTGGGAGTGGTGTGCACCTTTGCCCCGAGACCGACTCCAGCACACCCTGGTGTCTGTGCCTGGGAAGGACGCCATATattccctgggtgggaagacgCTGCAGGACACCCTCTCCAACGCAGTCATCTATTATCGGGTGGGTGATAATGTCTGGACTGAGACCACCCAGCTGGAGGTGGCTGTGTCAGGAGCCGCTGGTGCCAACCTCAACGGGATCATCTACTTACTGGGGGGGGAGGAGAATGACCTGGACTTCTTTACCAAACCGTCCCGACTCATCCAGTGCTTTGACACAGAGACAGACAAGTGCCACGTGAAGCCCTACGTGCTGCCCTTCGCGGGCCGCATGCACGCGGCTGTGCATAAGGACCTGGTGTTCATCGTGGCTGAGGGGGACTCCCTGGTGTGCTACAACCCCCTGCTAGACAGCTTCACCCGGCTTTGCCTTCCCCAGGCCTGGAGCTCTGCCCCGTCCCTCTGGAAGATCGCCAGCTGCAACGGGAGCATCTATGTTTTCCGGGACCCGTATAAAAAAGGGGATGCCCACACCTACAAGCTTGACCCTGCCACTTCAGCTGTAACGGTCACCAGAGGCATTAAGGTGCTGCTGACCAATTTGCAGTTCGTGTTGGCCTAA
- the KBTBD4 gene encoding kelch repeat and BTB domain-containing protein 4 isoform X1: MRGEEGTRNSWQREKLATTMESPEEPGASMDENYFVNYTFKDRSHSGRVAQGIMKLCLEEELFADVTISVEGREFQLHRLVLSAQSCFFRSMFTSNLKEAHNRVIVLQDVSESVFQLLVDYIYHGTVKLRAEELQEIYEVSDMYQLTSLFEECSRFLARTVQVGNCLQVMWLADRHSDPELYTAAKHCAKAHLAQLQSTEEFLHLPHHLLTDIISDGVPCSQNPTEAIESWINFNKEEREAFSESLRTSLKEIGENVHIYLIGKESSRTHSLAVSLHCAEDDSISVSGQNSLCHQITAACKHGGDLYVVGGSIPRRMWKCNNATVDWEWCAPLPRDRLQHTLVSVPGKDAIYSLGGKTLQDTLSNAVIYYRVGDNVWTETTQLEVAVSGAAGANLNGIIYLLGGEENDLDFFTKPSRLIQCFDTETDKCHVKPYVLPFAGRMHAAVHKDLVFIVAEGDSLVCYNPLLDSFTRLCLPQAWSSAPSLWKIASCNGSIYVFRDPYKKGDAHTYKLDPATSAVTVTRGIKVLLTNLQFVLA, from the exons ATGAGAGGAGAAGAAGGGACGAGAA ACAGCTGGCAGAGAGAGAAGTTGGCTACCACCATGGAATCACCAGAGGAACCTGGAGCATCCATGGATGAGAACTACTTTGTGAACTACACTTTCAAAGATAGGTCACACTCAGGCCGTGTGGCCCAGGGCATCATGAAACTGTGTTTGGAGGAAGAGCTCTTTGCTGATGTCACCATCTCCGTGGAAGGCCGGGAGTTTCAGCTCCACCGATTGGTCCTCTCGGCTCAGAGCTGCTTCTTCCGGTCCATGTTCACTTCCAACCTGAAGGAGGCCCACAACCGGGTGATTGTACTGCAGGATGTCAGCGAGTCTGTCTTCCAGCTCCTGGTTGATTATATCTACCACGGGACCGTGAAACTCCGAGcggaggagctgcaggagatttATGAGGTGTCAGACATGTATCAGCTGACGTCTCTCTTTGAGGAATGTTCTCGGTTTCTGGCCCGCACAGTGCAGGTGGGCAACTGCCTGCAGGTGATGTGGCTGGCAGATCGACACAGTGATCCTGAGCTCTACACCGCTGCCAAGCACTGTGCCAAGGCCCATCTGGCCCagctgcagagcacagaggaaTTTCTTCACTTGCCCCACCATCTACTCACCGATATCATCTCGG ATGGAGTTCCATGTTCCCAGAACCCAACAGAGGCAATAGAATCCTGGATCaattttaataaagaagaaagagaggctTTTTCAGAGTCACTCAGGACTAGCTTGAAG GAAATTGGGGAGAATGTACACATTTACCTGATCGGGAAAGAGTCCTCTCGTACCCACTCGTTGGCTGTGTCCTTACACTGTGCGGAAGATGACTCCATCAGTGTAAGTGGCCAAAACAGCCTGTGCCACCAGATCACAGCAGCCTGCAAGCATGGCGGAGACTTGTACGTGGTGGGAGGGTCCATCCCTCGGCGCATGTGGAAGTGCAACAACGCCACCGTGGACTGGGAGTGGTGTGCACCTTTGCCCCGAGACCGACTCCAGCACACCCTGGTGTCTGTGCCTGGGAAGGACGCCATATattccctgggtgggaagacgCTGCAGGACACCCTCTCCAACGCAGTCATCTATTATCGGGTGGGTGATAATGTCTGGACTGAGACCACCCAGCTGGAGGTGGCTGTGTCAGGAGCCGCTGGTGCCAACCTCAACGGGATCATCTACTTACTGGGGGGGGAGGAGAATGACCTGGACTTCTTTACCAAACCGTCCCGACTCATCCAGTGCTTTGACACAGAGACAGACAAGTGCCACGTGAAGCCCTACGTGCTGCCCTTCGCGGGCCGCATGCACGCGGCTGTGCATAAGGACCTGGTGTTCATCGTGGCTGAGGGGGACTCCCTGGTGTGCTACAACCCCCTGCTAGACAGCTTCACCCGGCTTTGCCTTCCCCAGGCCTGGAGCTCTGCCCCGTCCCTCTGGAAGATCGCCAGCTGCAACGGGAGCATCTATGTTTTCCGGGACCCGTATAAAAAAGGGGATGCCCACACCTACAAGCTTGACCCTGCCACTTCAGCTGTAACGGTCACCAGAGGCATTAAGGTGCTGCTGACCAATTTGCAGTTCGTGTTGGCCTAA
- the NDUFS3 gene encoding NADH dehydrogenase [ubiquinone] iron-sulfur protein 3, mitochondrial: protein MHTSASGPCPWGVRVLRAWPRLPGVHPGNMAAAAARGCWQRLVGSAAPARVAGRPSVLLLPVRRESSAADTRPTVRPRNDVAHKQLSAFGEYVAEILPKYVQQVQVSCFNELEICIHPDGVIPVLTFLRDHSNAQFKSLADLTAVDIPTRQNRFEIVYNLLSLRFNSRIRVKTYTDELTPIESSVPVYKAANWYEREIWDMFGVFFANHPDLRRILTDYGFEGHPFRKDFPLSGYVELRYDDEVKRVVAEPVELAQEFRKFDLNSPWEVFPAYRQPPESLKLEAGDKKPEAK, encoded by the exons ATGCACACTTCCGCTTCCGGTCCGTGCCCTTGGGGGGTCCGTGTCCTACGGGCCTGGCCTCGGCTGCCTGGTGTACATCCGGGAAacatggcggcggcggcggctcgggGTTGTTGGCAGAGGCTCGTGGGGTCCGCGGCGCCGGCCAGAG TGGCCGGGAGACCCTCGGTGCTGTTGCTGCCCGTGAGGCGGGAAAGCTCTGCGGCCGACACGCGCC CCACTGTCAGACCACGGAATGATGTGGCCCACAAGCAGCTCTCAGCTTTTGGAGAGTATGTGGCTGAAATCCTGCCCAAGTATGTCCAGCAAGTTCAG GTGTCTTGCTTCAATGAGTTAGAGATCTGTATCCATCCTGatggggtcatcccagtgctgACTTTCCTCAGGGATCACAGCAACGCACAATTCAAATCCTTGGCTGACTTGACGGCGGTGGACATCCCCACCCGGCAGAACCGTTTTGAG ATCGTTTACAACCTGCTCTCTCTGCGCTTCAACTCGCGGATCCGTGTGAAGACCTATACGGACGAGCTAACGCCCATTGAGTCTTCTGTGCCTGTGTACAAGGCCGCCAACTGGTACGAGAGGGAG ATCTGGGACATGTTTGGAGTCTTCTTTGCTAACCACCCTGATCTAAGAAGAATCCTAACAGACTATGGCTTTGAGGGACATCCTTTCCGGAAAGACTTCCCCTTGTCTGGCTATGTTGAG ttaCGCTATGACGATGAGGTGAAGCGGGTGGTGGCCGAGCCGGTGGAGTTGGCTCAAGAGTTCCGCAAGTTTGATCTGAACAGCCCATGGGAGGTTTTCCCTGCCTATCGCCAGCCCCCCGAGAGTCTCAAGCTTGAAGCCGGAGACAAGAAACCTGAAGCCAAGTAG
- the PTPMT1 gene encoding phosphatidylglycerophosphatase and protein-tyrosine phosphatase 1 produces the protein MGWEGPDEPRSPICPGSGPSPYYPFGSELWTPWQRASSRSCPALRWGHRRLGLAGGWRRCPRFTGRGHSSTRRGQGPPPPHWSHSPSLGRRGLTSHRPGSQFPTRGRLTTLGPRDGPSLGPGPPFPPGKPGSLPLAAGGPSSRATVWVPGAPGGPGDSPGAGPEVATLERPAPAGSSSLGAAAASPPPWPGPRSPASCPTVGGSPLRRAGWAGMAAGTLLEAGLARVLYYPTLLYTVFRGKMPGRAHRDWYHRIDSTVLLGALPLRSMTRRLVQDENVRGVITMNEEYETRFLCNSSKEWEKAGVEQLRLSTVDMTGVPTLANLQKGVQFTIKYQSLGQSVYVHCKAGRSRSATMVAAYLIQVYNWTPEEAIRAISKIRSHIYIRPGQLEVLKEFHKVTTAGAAKKEIHHTSLT, from the exons ATGGGGTGGGAAGGGCCGgacgaacccaggtcccctattTGTCCGGGATCAGGCCCCTCTCCTTACTATCCCTTCGGCTCTGAGCTCTGGACTCCCTGGCAGAGAGCCTCTTCCCGGTCCTGTCCCGCCCTTCGGTGGGGTCACCGTCGCCTCGGTCTGGCCGGTGGTTGGCGAAGGTGCCCCAGGTTCACTGGCCGGGGTCACAGTTCCACCCGCAGGGGtcagggccccccacccccccactggAGTCACAGCCCCTCCCTCGGGAGGCGGGGGCTCACTAGCCACAGGCCGGGGTCACAGTTCCCCACACGCGGTAGACTCACAACCTTGGGTCCACGGGACGGGCCCTCCCTCGGCCCGGGGCCCCCTTTCCCGCCCGGGAAGCCCGGGTCCCTCCCCCTGGCGGCCGGCGGCCCCTCCTCCCGAGCCACGGTGTGGGTCCCGGGGGCCCCCGGCGGTCCCGGCGACTCCCCGGGGGCCGGGCCCGAGGTCGCGACGCTCGAGAGGCCCGCGCCGGCCGGGTCGTCCTCACTGGGGGCCGCGGCCGCCTCGCCGCCCCCCTGGCCCGGCCCGCGGTCGCCCGCCTCCTGCCCGACGGTGGGCGGGTCGCCGCTGCGCCGCGCCGGCTGGGCAGGGATGGCGGCCGGCACGTTGCTGGAGGCCGGTCTGGCCCGGGTGCTCTACTACCCGACGCTGCTCTACACAGTGTTCCGCGGGAAGATGCCCGGCCGGGCGCACCGCGACTGGTACCACCGCATCGATTCCACCGTGCTGCTGGGCGCGCTGCCGCTGCGGAGCATGACGCGCCGG CTGGTCCAGGACGAGAACGTGCGCGGGGTGATCACCATGAACGAGGAGTATGAGACGAGGTTCCTGTGCAACTCCTCCAAG GAGTGGGAGAAAGCAGGAGTGGAGCAGCTGCGGCTCAGCACGGTAGACATGACTGGGGTCCCAACCCTGGCTAACCTCCAGAAAGGAGTCCAGTTTACCATCAAGTACCAGTCGCTAGGCCAGTCTGTCTACGTGCACTGTAAGGCCGGGCGTTCCAGGAGTGCCACTATGGTGGCCGCGTATCTCATTCAG GTGTACAACTGGACTCCAGAGGAGGCCATAAGAGCCATCAGCAAGATCCGGTCCCACATCTACATCAGACCTGGCCAGCTAGAAGTTCTCAAAGAGTTCCACAAGGTGACCACTGCAGGGGCGGCCAAGAAGGAGATTCATCACACATCCCTGACATGA